The proteins below are encoded in one region of Triticum aestivum cultivar Chinese Spring chromosome 1B, IWGSC CS RefSeq v2.1, whole genome shotgun sequence:
- the LOC123147131 gene encoding protein timeless homolog isoform X24 → MDSAMLSLTCAGLGAAEEDDDGGAVGYVKGDHCLDNLKDLQRLLRRDDPERREVFKQVCKWRIASRDLVPIIENYQSDRNLVITAVKVLVFLTMPVDPSSEDVAQQIEYLWDLKAALTRNVAIAVIVSLLEDPLDHLERTSFTEDDWKLVQLVLTLFRNVLAIQEITLPQKASGEATQLLYLADSFLELIFKENMMDLILVLAQHIDEPSGYLKHENLLLLEIFHYLFLGRDPELIAKVRPEGSKEQVNGDIDTSVDSLRLMMEKEEKEKRMFRQRNAENHALNGIFTCLAVDGSKSLCKGNPSSAMSSANSLRKIRNVQRGPQKRIAWDNELLYIPKEGIMEMLRSFMDQFLSGGYNVLMQSVCDDIVKQHDSVEKSDNITFFKVVCFVLAFQHEKASNAQKSSAGPQLSETSPGNECDDLPFCGDICGPVAATLNEDMFNIVLSMWREAYEDLKQTKDYKTLSAAGSLMKNMIGMIYLVVKVHPEDSRESQTARVLLYKLFYDQTEQGLTQFLLNLFRSFDTHKQPKSALADLLETVHIMLQLMEKLQARGALRVAKRTRKGRKRKTSDDKHESTKPGTENVEQSYIDPTDGTKATSDSLPDLRSEDPLAEPTLVEQGKVDSDGTDLPDTIVDTAVNLDSTTQLGGDPSSAGSGEKERNPINEEEDTCTTQLGGDPPSAGSGEKKRNPINEEEDTCTTQLGGDPSSAGSAEKKRNTINEEEDVSDSSSDDCPPATSEVDFNVSRLIYSLANNSVVQNICWLLKYYKTNSFRTNHYIICMLRRFCEDLDVSPMLYQLSLLTTFYDILAEQKSSSSKEYANIVNFLSKIVRKLVRAMKKQPLLFVDTLFWKTRKECHCIDADYLLNEFKGDVNNKGGEVGSSKGWGGPVNIADSLGDDEADYDIPHEPYDGDKNGDSSSGEREGDTQKSMGPRDKRSILLSLSDSEAEDNDRTTISRGSQNKEVPKRRGRSIFNEEQEKLIRDLHENYKDDRKCSHLIAEALDPSGKISSAQISRKLTQLGLRSVTRRKKVSEASLSAKDLVAQPQNDVLDDPKPESTRRRRKRLHRLSSKDDNNDNRPVSSDEETLQSLKGRTKNKELPSVDLAPRKSQHKEASQGDSDDETIGSLLRGKKRRLSTSDVTENRQEHQDSSKNIVPDNETVGSNVMDAPLHPELNSSNDNGGDAGEAELLDDLSEPELDGREDAEQRIVDDRDMPESGDMTGSNASQKAGLKRRLRMVIDDDDEE, encoded by the exons ATGGACTCGGCGATGCTCTCGCTCACCTGCGCGGGCCTCGGGGCCGCAGAGGAGGACGACGACGGGGGCGCCGTCGGCTACGTCAAGGGCGACCACTGCCTCG ACAACCTGAAGGATCTGCAGAGGCTGCTGCGGCGGGACGACCCGGAGCGGCGGGAGGTCTTCAAGCAGGTCTGCAAGTGGAGGATCGCGTCCAGGGATCTGGTGCCCATCATCGAGAACTACCAGTCCGACCGCAACCTCGTCATCACGGCAG TGAAAGTGTTGGTATTCCTTACCATGCCTGTCGATCCTTCATCAGAGGATGTTGCTCAGCAGATAGAGTATCTGTGGGATTTGAAGGCTGCACTCACACGGAATGTTGCAATCGCAGTGATTGTGTCTCTTCTTGAGGACCCATTGGATCATTTGGAAAG AACTTCATTCACGGAAGATGACTGGAAGCTAGTACAGCTGGTGCTTACTTTATTCCGCAACGTCTTGGCTATTCAAGAAATCACATTGCCTCAGAAGGCATCTGGGGAAGCTACCCAGTTATTGTACCTGGCTGACAGCTTTTTAGAGCTCATATTTAAAGAAAATATGATGGACCTGATCTTAGTGCTAGCTCAACATATTGATGAGCCCTCTGGTTATCTCAAGCATGAAAACCTTCTTTTGTTGGAAATCTTTCATTATCTTTTCTTGGGTCGGGACCCAGAATTGATTGCCAAAGTTCGTCCAGAAGGCTCAAAG GAGCAGGTCAATGGAGATATTGATACATCAGTTGATTCATTGagattgatgatggagaaggaagagaaggaaaaaaGGATGTTCAGGCAGAGAAACGCGGAGAATCACGCACTCAACGGAATTTTTACATGCCTTGCAGTG GATGGATCTAAGTCATTGTGCAAAGGGAACCCCAGCTCAGCAATGTCATCTGCAAATAGCCTCCGGAAAATACGTAATGTCCAAAGAGGCCCTCAAAAAAGGATAGCATGGGATAATGAACTTCTTTACATACCAAAGGAGGGTATTATGGAAATGCTAAGAAGTTTCATGGATCAGTTTTTATCTGGAGGATATAATG TCCTGATGCAGTCTGTTTGTGATGATATTGTGAAGCAGCATGATTCTGTCGAGAAATCTGATAACATTACATTCTTCAAAGTTGTTTGCTTTGTCTTAGCTTTTCAACACGAGAAAGCATCAAATGCTCAG AAATCAAGTGCTGGACCCCAGCTGTCTGAGACTTCACCAGGCAATGAATGTGATGATCTGCCGTTTTGTGGTGACATATGTGGACCTGTTGCAGCCACATTAAACGAAGATATGTTCAATATAGTCTTGTCCATGTGGCGTGAGGCCTATGAAGACCTGAAGCAGACTAAGGATTACAAAACTCTTTCAGCTGCTGGCTCCTTAATGAAGAACATG ATTGGCATGATATATTTGGTGGTGAAAGTTCATCCTGAAGATTCAAGGGAATCTCAAACAGCCCGTGTTTTACTGTATAAGCTGTTCTATGATCAGACAGAACAAGGCCTGACTCAGTTTCTCCTGAACTTGTTCAGATCTTTTGATACTCATAAGCAACCAAAAAG CGCTCTTGCGGATTTACTAGAAACAGTTCATATCATGCTACAGCTGATGGAGAAGCTTCAAGCACGTGGTGCTTTAAGG GTTGCGAAAAGGACAAGAAAGGGCAGAAAAAGGAAGACGTCAGATGACAAACATGAGAGTACCAAACCTGGAACAGAGAATGTGGAGCAAAGCTACATAGACCCAACAGATGGGACTAAAGCCACATCTGATTCACTTCCAGATTTGAGAAGTGAGGATCCTCTAGCAGAACCTACTCTCGTAGAGCAAGGAAAAGTTGATTCCGATGGCACAGATCTGCCAGATACAATTGTGGATACGGCTGTTAATCTGGATAGCACCACACAGCTTGGAGGTGATCCATCTTCTGCAGGCAGTGGTGAAAAGGAAAGAAATCCCATTAATGAAGAGGAAGATACTTGTACCACACAGCTTGGAGGTGATCCACCTTCTGCAGGCAGTggtgaaaagaaaagaaatcccaTTAACGAAGAGGAAGATACTTGTACCACACAGCTTGGAGGTGATCCATCTTCTGCAGGCAGtgctgaaaagaaaagaaataccattaatgaagaggaAGATGTTTCAGATTCTTCAAGTGATGATTGCCCCCCAGCTACAAGTGAAGTTGATTTTAACGTATCACGGTTAATATACAGCCTAGCCAACAATTCTGTTGTTCAAAATATATGCTGGTTGTTGAAGTACTATAAGACTAACTCCTTCCGAACAAACCACTACATCATATGCATGCTGCGGAGATTCTGTGAAGATCTAGATGTGTCACCAATGCTATATCAG CTATCGCTTCTGACTACTTTCTATGATATATTAGCTGAACAGAAGTCTTCGAGTTCAAAGGAGTATGCAAATATTGTAAATTTTCTTTCTAAAATTGTAAGGAAGTTGGTGAGAGCAATGAAAAAACAGCCACTGTTATTTGTTGATACACTCTTTTGGAAGACAAGAAAGGAATGCCATTGCATTGATGCTGATTATCTACTGAATGAGTTCAAGGGAGATGTTAACAATAAGGGTGGTGAAGTTGGTTCAAGTAAGGGATGGGGAGGTCCAGTAAATATAGCAGATTCTCTTGGTGACGATGAAGCTGACTATGATATACCACATGAACCATATGATGGTGATAA GAATGGAGATTCATCGTCTGGTGAACGTGAAGGTGATACTCAGAAGAGCATGGGTCCCAGAGACAAAAGGAGCATATTACTGTCACTTTCAGACAGTGAAGCTGAGGATAATGATAG GACTACTATATCTAGAGGCTCTCAGAATAAAGAGGTCCCAAAGAGACGAGGGCGTTCCATTTTTAATGAAGAGCAAGAGAAGCTTATAAGAGATCTTCATGAGAA TTATAAGGATGATCGTAAATGCAGTCATCTAATTGCTGAAGCTCTAGATCCCAGTGGAAAGATATCGTCGGCTCAAATTTCTCGAAAGCTTACACAGCTAGGTCTCAGGAGTGTCACTAGGAGGAAAAAAGTTTCAGAGGCATCTCTTTCAGCCAAAGATCTGGTTGCACAACCACAAAACGACGTGCTGGATGATCCGAAGCCAGAAAGTACCCG GCGCAGGAGGAAAAGGCTACATCGGTTAAGCAGTAAGGACGACAACAACGATAATCGTCCAGTATCATCTGATGAAGAAACATTGCAATCACTTAAGGGCAG AACCAAAAATAAGGAGCTGCCCTCGGTGGACCTTGCACCGAGGAAATCACAGCATAAAGAGGCTTCGCAGGGCGATTCTGATGATGAGACCATAGGATCTCTGCTTAG AGGAAAGAAAAGAAGGTTATCTACATCAGATGTTACAGAGAACAGACAAGAACACCAAGATTCTTCGAAGAACATTGTTCCGGACAATGAGACTGTTGGTTCAAATGTCAT GGACGCCCCTCTCCATCCCGAGCTGAACTCATCTAATGATAACGGTGGTGATGCTGGTGAGGCTGAACTTCTGGATGACTTGAGTGAGCCTGAGCTGGATGGTCGTGAAGATGCCGAGCAACGGATCGTCGACGACAGAGACATGCCTGAATCTGGGGACATGACAGGCTCTAATGCCAGTCAGAAGGCTGGTTTGAAAAGAAGACTAAGAATGGTGattgacgacgacgacgaggagtag
- the LOC123147131 gene encoding protein timeless homolog isoform X13, with amino-acid sequence MDSAMLSLTCAGLGAAEEDDDGGAVGYVKGDHCLDNLKDLQRLLRRDDPERREVFKQVCKWRIASRDLVPIIENYQSDRNLVITAVKVLVFLTMPVDPSSEDVAQQIEYLWDLKAALTRNVAIAVIVSLLEDPLDHLERTSFTEDDWKLVQLVLTLFRNVLAIQEITLPQKASGEATQLLYLADSFLELIFKENMMDLILVLAQHIDEPSGYLKHENLLLLEIFHYLFLGRDPELIAKVRPEGSKEQVNGDIDTSVDSLRLMMEKEEKEKRMFRQRNAENHALNGIFTCLAVDGSKSLCKGNPSSAMSSANSLRKIRNVQRGPQKRIAWDNELLYIPKEGIMEMLRSFMDQFLSGGYNVLMQSVCDDIVKQHDSVEKSDNITFFKVVCFVLAFQHEKASNAQKSSAGPQLSETSPGNECDDLPFCGDICGPVAATLNEDMFNIVLSMWREAYEDLKQTKDYKTLSAAGSLMKNMIGMIYLVVKVHPEDSRESQTARVLLYKLFYDQTEQGLTQFLLNLFRSFDTHKQPKSALADLLETVHIMLQLMEKLQARGALRVAKRTRKGRKRKTSDDKHESTKPGTENVEQSYIDPTDGTKATSDSLPDLRSEDPLAEPTLVEQGKVDSDGTDLPDTIVDTAVNLDSTTQLGGDPSSAGSGEKERNPINEEEDTCTTQLGGDPPSAGSGEKKRNPINEEEDTCTTQLGGDPSSAGSAEKKRNTINEEEDVSDSSSDDCPPATSEVDFNVSRLIYSLANNSVVQNICWLLKYYKTNSFRTNHYIICMLRRFCEDLDVSPMLYQLSLLTTFYDILAEQKSSSSKEYANIVNFLSKIVRKLVRAMKKQPLLFVDTLFWKTRKECHCIDADYLLNEFKGDVNNKGGEVGSSKGWGGPVNIADSLGDDEADYDIPHEPYDGDKNGDSSSGEREGDTQKSMGPRDKRSILLSLSDSEAEDNDRTTISRGSQNKEVPKRRGRSIFNEEQEKLIRDLHENYKDDRKCSHLIAEALDPSGKISSAQISRKLTQLGLRSVTRRKKVSEASLSAKDLVAQPQNDVLDDPKPESTRRRRKRLHRLSSKDDNNDNRPVSSDEETLQSLKGRTKNKELPSVDLAPRKSQHKEASQGDSDDETIGSLLSRGKKKRLLKSDVSENKQEHLDSSKNIAPGVQTIGSNIITKNKELPSVDLAPSISQHQEASQGTDSDDATIGSLLGKGKKKRLSTSDIAEDKQEDLESSKNIGSGIETIGSNAITKNKALPSVDLVPSISQHQETSQGTDSDDETIGSLLRGKKKRLSTSDITGNKQEDLDSSKNTDLGVESIGSNIIPKDKELASVDLPSSMSQHQEASQGTDSDDETIGSLLSRGKKRRLSTSDVTENRQEHQDSSKNIVPDNETVGSNVMDAPLHPELNSSNDNGGDAGEAELLDDLSEPELDGREDAEQRIVDDRDMPESGDMTGSNASQKAGLKRRLRMVIDDDDEE; translated from the exons ATGGACTCGGCGATGCTCTCGCTCACCTGCGCGGGCCTCGGGGCCGCAGAGGAGGACGACGACGGGGGCGCCGTCGGCTACGTCAAGGGCGACCACTGCCTCG ACAACCTGAAGGATCTGCAGAGGCTGCTGCGGCGGGACGACCCGGAGCGGCGGGAGGTCTTCAAGCAGGTCTGCAAGTGGAGGATCGCGTCCAGGGATCTGGTGCCCATCATCGAGAACTACCAGTCCGACCGCAACCTCGTCATCACGGCAG TGAAAGTGTTGGTATTCCTTACCATGCCTGTCGATCCTTCATCAGAGGATGTTGCTCAGCAGATAGAGTATCTGTGGGATTTGAAGGCTGCACTCACACGGAATGTTGCAATCGCAGTGATTGTGTCTCTTCTTGAGGACCCATTGGATCATTTGGAAAG AACTTCATTCACGGAAGATGACTGGAAGCTAGTACAGCTGGTGCTTACTTTATTCCGCAACGTCTTGGCTATTCAAGAAATCACATTGCCTCAGAAGGCATCTGGGGAAGCTACCCAGTTATTGTACCTGGCTGACAGCTTTTTAGAGCTCATATTTAAAGAAAATATGATGGACCTGATCTTAGTGCTAGCTCAACATATTGATGAGCCCTCTGGTTATCTCAAGCATGAAAACCTTCTTTTGTTGGAAATCTTTCATTATCTTTTCTTGGGTCGGGACCCAGAATTGATTGCCAAAGTTCGTCCAGAAGGCTCAAAG GAGCAGGTCAATGGAGATATTGATACATCAGTTGATTCATTGagattgatgatggagaaggaagagaaggaaaaaaGGATGTTCAGGCAGAGAAACGCGGAGAATCACGCACTCAACGGAATTTTTACATGCCTTGCAGTG GATGGATCTAAGTCATTGTGCAAAGGGAACCCCAGCTCAGCAATGTCATCTGCAAATAGCCTCCGGAAAATACGTAATGTCCAAAGAGGCCCTCAAAAAAGGATAGCATGGGATAATGAACTTCTTTACATACCAAAGGAGGGTATTATGGAAATGCTAAGAAGTTTCATGGATCAGTTTTTATCTGGAGGATATAATG TCCTGATGCAGTCTGTTTGTGATGATATTGTGAAGCAGCATGATTCTGTCGAGAAATCTGATAACATTACATTCTTCAAAGTTGTTTGCTTTGTCTTAGCTTTTCAACACGAGAAAGCATCAAATGCTCAG AAATCAAGTGCTGGACCCCAGCTGTCTGAGACTTCACCAGGCAATGAATGTGATGATCTGCCGTTTTGTGGTGACATATGTGGACCTGTTGCAGCCACATTAAACGAAGATATGTTCAATATAGTCTTGTCCATGTGGCGTGAGGCCTATGAAGACCTGAAGCAGACTAAGGATTACAAAACTCTTTCAGCTGCTGGCTCCTTAATGAAGAACATG ATTGGCATGATATATTTGGTGGTGAAAGTTCATCCTGAAGATTCAAGGGAATCTCAAACAGCCCGTGTTTTACTGTATAAGCTGTTCTATGATCAGACAGAACAAGGCCTGACTCAGTTTCTCCTGAACTTGTTCAGATCTTTTGATACTCATAAGCAACCAAAAAG CGCTCTTGCGGATTTACTAGAAACAGTTCATATCATGCTACAGCTGATGGAGAAGCTTCAAGCACGTGGTGCTTTAAGG GTTGCGAAAAGGACAAGAAAGGGCAGAAAAAGGAAGACGTCAGATGACAAACATGAGAGTACCAAACCTGGAACAGAGAATGTGGAGCAAAGCTACATAGACCCAACAGATGGGACTAAAGCCACATCTGATTCACTTCCAGATTTGAGAAGTGAGGATCCTCTAGCAGAACCTACTCTCGTAGAGCAAGGAAAAGTTGATTCCGATGGCACAGATCTGCCAGATACAATTGTGGATACGGCTGTTAATCTGGATAGCACCACACAGCTTGGAGGTGATCCATCTTCTGCAGGCAGTGGTGAAAAGGAAAGAAATCCCATTAATGAAGAGGAAGATACTTGTACCACACAGCTTGGAGGTGATCCACCTTCTGCAGGCAGTggtgaaaagaaaagaaatcccaTTAACGAAGAGGAAGATACTTGTACCACACAGCTTGGAGGTGATCCATCTTCTGCAGGCAGtgctgaaaagaaaagaaataccattaatgaagaggaAGATGTTTCAGATTCTTCAAGTGATGATTGCCCCCCAGCTACAAGTGAAGTTGATTTTAACGTATCACGGTTAATATACAGCCTAGCCAACAATTCTGTTGTTCAAAATATATGCTGGTTGTTGAAGTACTATAAGACTAACTCCTTCCGAACAAACCACTACATCATATGCATGCTGCGGAGATTCTGTGAAGATCTAGATGTGTCACCAATGCTATATCAG CTATCGCTTCTGACTACTTTCTATGATATATTAGCTGAACAGAAGTCTTCGAGTTCAAAGGAGTATGCAAATATTGTAAATTTTCTTTCTAAAATTGTAAGGAAGTTGGTGAGAGCAATGAAAAAACAGCCACTGTTATTTGTTGATACACTCTTTTGGAAGACAAGAAAGGAATGCCATTGCATTGATGCTGATTATCTACTGAATGAGTTCAAGGGAGATGTTAACAATAAGGGTGGTGAAGTTGGTTCAAGTAAGGGATGGGGAGGTCCAGTAAATATAGCAGATTCTCTTGGTGACGATGAAGCTGACTATGATATACCACATGAACCATATGATGGTGATAA GAATGGAGATTCATCGTCTGGTGAACGTGAAGGTGATACTCAGAAGAGCATGGGTCCCAGAGACAAAAGGAGCATATTACTGTCACTTTCAGACAGTGAAGCTGAGGATAATGATAG GACTACTATATCTAGAGGCTCTCAGAATAAAGAGGTCCCAAAGAGACGAGGGCGTTCCATTTTTAATGAAGAGCAAGAGAAGCTTATAAGAGATCTTCATGAGAA TTATAAGGATGATCGTAAATGCAGTCATCTAATTGCTGAAGCTCTAGATCCCAGTGGAAAGATATCGTCGGCTCAAATTTCTCGAAAGCTTACACAGCTAGGTCTCAGGAGTGTCACTAGGAGGAAAAAAGTTTCAGAGGCATCTCTTTCAGCCAAAGATCTGGTTGCACAACCACAAAACGACGTGCTGGATGATCCGAAGCCAGAAAGTACCCG GCGCAGGAGGAAAAGGCTACATCGGTTAAGCAGTAAGGACGACAACAACGATAATCGTCCAGTATCATCTGATGAAGAAACATTGCAATCACTTAAGGGCAG AACCAAAAATAAGGAGCTGCCCTCGGTGGACCTTGCACCGAGGAAATCACAGCATAAAGAGGCTTCGCAGGGCGATTCTGATGATGAGACCATAGGATCTCTGCTTAG TAGAGGAAAGAAGAAAAGGTTATTGAAATCAGATGTTTCAGAGAATAAACAAGAACACCTAGATTCTTCGAAGAACATTGCTCCGGGGGTTCAGACTATCGGTTCAAATATCAT AACCAAAAATAAGGAGCTGCCATCCGTGGATCTTGCGCCGAGTATATCACAGCATCAAGAGGCTTCGCAGGGCACAGATTCTGATGATGCGACCATAGGATCTCTGCTTGG taaaggaaagaagaaaaggTTATCAACATCAGATATTGCAGAGGATAAACAAGAAGACCTAGAGTCTTCGAAGAACATCGGTTCGGGCATTGAGACTATCGGTTCAAATGCCAT AACCAAAAATAAGGCGCTGCCGTCCGTGGATCTTGTACCGAGTATATCACAGCATCAAGAGACTTCGCAGGGCACAGATTCTGATGATGAGACCATAGGATCTCTGCTTAG AGGAAAGAAGAAAAGATTATCAACGTCAGATATTACAGGGAATAAACAAGAAGACCTAGATTCTTCGAAGAATACTGATCTGGGTGTTGAGAGTATCGGTTCAAATATCAT ACCCAAAGATAAGGAGCTGGCCTCTGTGGATCTTCCATCGAGTATGTCACAGCATCAAGAGGCTTCGCAGGGCACAGATTCTGATGATGAAACCATAGGATCTCTGCTTAG CAGAGGAAAGAAAAGAAGGTTATCTACATCAGATGTTACAGAGAACAGACAAGAACACCAAGATTCTTCGAAGAACATTGTTCCGGACAATGAGACTGTTGGTTCAAATGTCAT GGACGCCCCTCTCCATCCCGAGCTGAACTCATCTAATGATAACGGTGGTGATGCTGGTGAGGCTGAACTTCTGGATGACTTGAGTGAGCCTGAGCTGGATGGTCGTGAAGATGCCGAGCAACGGATCGTCGACGACAGAGACATGCCTGAATCTGGGGACATGACAGGCTCTAATGCCAGTCAGAAGGCTGGTTTGAAAAGAAGACTAAGAATGGTGattgacgacgacgacgaggagtag